The genomic region GCGGCGAGCCGATGGCGAAGGCGGATGGCGGCGGCACACGTGACTGTGAATGGCATTTCGCCGAAGACGGGGTGTTACTCGACACGTCTGGCCGCTATGTCACCCAGCCAGACAGCCAGGTGGATGGCGCAGGCTGGTCGACACTGCTGGGCCTGCTCAAGGCGCGGCGCCGAACCGGCCCTCTCAATGGTGTGGTGGTGGCGCTGTCGATGGAGACGTTGCTCCATGGCAATGAGCGAGATCTGGAGAATGACGCGCGGGCCGTCCAGAGTCGGCTGCTGGAGATCCGGCAGACGTTGCATGTGGATGTGCCGATTTACCTGGTGGTGACCCAGGCCGATCGGCTGCAGGGATTTGCGGCGTTCTTCGACCGCCCGCTGGGCGAGGGCAGTGACGCGGTGCTTGGTGAATGTCTCGCGTCAGGCAAGGGCGGTATTGATACTGGCCAGGTACGCCAGGCGTTTGAAGCGCTGCTTCAGCGCTTGAGCGGTGAACTGGTGCAGCGCCTGCATCAGGAGCGCAACGTTGACCTGCGCGGCCGGATGCTCGACTTTCCCCATCAGGCGGCTCGGATTGGCGAACGTCTGAGCCTCTACATCGACGTTGCTTTCTGCGGCCCGCGTTATCAACACACCAACGGCTTTCGTGGTTTCTACTTGACCAGCGCAGAAGGTGGCCCGCAACCCCTTGAGTCTCGCCCGCACTTTATCCAGGGCCTGTTCAGTCGGGTGATTCTGGCGCAAGCCGATCTGGCGGGCCTCGATAGCGAGGAGCAGCGTCGAATCCGCTGGCGCCAGGGTTTGCTGGTCCTCAGCGCGTTAGTGGTGGTCGGGGGGGCGGGCCTGCTTTGGACCCATAGTTACTCTTCCAACCATCAACGCCTGGAGCAACTGCGGGACCTGGCGCGACATCCCGCGCCGGTGCAGCCCGGATCGGATGCGACCCAGGCATTCCTGCCGCTGCTGGACAGCCGCCTGGCGGCCACGCGGGTCTTTCCTGTGCAGGGCAACGCCAGGCTGATTGAACGGGTGGGTTTGTATCAAGGCAATATCAGTCGTCCAGTGCTGGAACAGGCCTATGAGCACGCCTTGAGCCAATGGCTGCTGCCCCAGGTCAGCGAGATGCTGCAAGAGCAGATTCGCGGCAGCCTGGAAGATCGTGAGCGGCTGCAGGACAACCTTCGGGCCTACCTGATGCTCAACCTGCGGGAGCGTCGAGACGTCGGTTGGCTGCGTGAGCGGGTGGCCGGGCATTGGTCTTTGCGTTTTGCCGGTGAGCCCTCCATGCAGAGTCGTTTGAATGAACACTTCGCGCGCTTGCTTGAACAGCCGTTCGTGCACGCGCTCGATGATGAGTTGGTGGCTCACGCGCGCCACGTGTTGCGGGGCGAATCGCTGGTCGATGTGGTGCATCGCGTGCTGCGTGAACAAGCCCGCGGCCTGGAACCGTTGCGGCTTGCAAACGGGGTGGTGTTTGCCGATGACGACCAGCCCATTCCAGGTTTTTATACCCGCAAGTACCTGCGGTATTTCGAAACTCAGGGCGCGCGCCTGGTGAACACCATTGTCCAGGACAACTGGGTGTTGGGGGAGGGGGCCGACCTGAGCATCATGGACCTGCGGCGGTTGATGGTGGAGCTTGAACAGCGCTACTTCAGCGAGTATGCCGAGGCTTGGAGCGAGGCGATTGGGCGGGTTCGCCTGCGCGAGATTGACAATTCCAGGCAGGGCGCCGAGCAGCTCGCCAGCCTGACGTCAGCCCAGTCTCCATTGGTGCAGTTGTTACAACAGGTTCGTGACAACACCCGCTTGCCGTCGGCCAATGAACGCCTGGATGACCTGGCTGCCAAACTGCCAGGCCCTTCGGTAGCGCAGGTGCAGACCGCAGTCGGGCTGGCCAATCCCTTGCCCGATACTGCACGGCGTGCCCTGCAGCGTCGCTTCGAGCCCTTGCACCAGTTGCTGGACAGCCACGAGAATCCGGGCACCGAGTTGACCCAGGTGCTGCAGGCGCTCAACGACTTGCACCTGCAATTGGCGACCTTGAATCGCGAAGGTTCGCCGGAGCCTGTCGCCTTCGAGATGGTCAAGCGGCGGACCCAGGGGCAGCAGGATGCGCTGGGTAACCTGCGCAACGTTGCCGCCCGTTTGCCACTGCCCCTGGCGGGTTGGTTCGAAAGCCTGGCCGACGAGCATTGGCGCGGCCTGCTCGACCAAGCCTATCGGCATGTGAACCAGCGTTATCAGAGCGAGGTATATGGTTTTTACGCCAAGGCGATCAAGCAACGTTATCCGTTCAATGCCCACGCCAGCAGCGATGTTTCCCTCAACGATTTTCAGGAGTTCTTCAAGCCTGAGGGGATCATGGCGCGATTTTTTGACAGCTACCTAAGGCCGTTTGTCAGCGGTGATGCGGGACGCTACAGGCTGCGCAGCCTGGATGGGCGCAGCTTGCCCATATCCCGGACGTTGCTCGACCAGCACGGGAAAGCGCAGGTGATCAGGCGCGGTTTTTTTGCCGATGAACCGGCGGACTTGCAGGTTCGTTTCACGCTCGCGCCCTACAGTCTGGACCCTTCGGTGAGTCGCGCGGTCTTGCGTCTGGGCGGTCAGCAGATGGAGTACCGGCACGGGCCGATTGTGCCCATGGCGATGCAATGGCCAACCGAGGCTGAAAATGGTCGCAGCAGCCTGGTGCTGGAGCGGGGCAGCGAACGGCCGTTGGGCCTCGAAAAGAATGCCGGGGCCTGGTCGCTGTTCCGCTTGTTCGACCTGATGCAAAGCGAGGCCTCCAGCGGGCAGGATGTATTGATCCTCAAGGCCGACCTGGCAGGCTTGCGCGCCAACTATCTGCTGACCAGCCGGCGCACTCCCAACCCGTTTCAGATGACGCAGTGGCGTACCTTTCGCCTCCCGGAGCAGCTGTGAACCGATGTCCGGATCGCTGGCGCAGCGCTGGCCGTACGGACCGTGGCAAGCTCAGGTCGCGCAATGAGGATGCCTTTCTCGATTGTCCCCGGCAGGGCTGCTGGGCCGTGGCAGACGGGATGGGCGGGCATCAGGCCGGGGATGTCGCCAGCCAACTGGTGGTCGATAGCCTGGCGTTATTGCCTGGCCAGGGAAGCCTGGACGACCGGGTCGAGGCGACCCGCCGTTGCCTGCAATGGCTCAATCGGCGGTTGGGTGAGGAGTTGACGGTCACCGACCATGGCGGTGATCGCACCATGGGGAGCACGGTCGTGGCATTGCTGCTTCAGGGCGATCGCGCCGCGTGTATCTGGGCCGGTGACAGCCGCTGTTATCTGTGGCGAGCGCAGACGCTGTACCAGCTGTCGCGGGATCACTCGCTGTTCGAACAGTTAATTGATCAGCGGGTGAGCCTGGAGCAGGCCAGGGCGCATCCCGATGCACGGGCGTTGACCCGCGCCATTGGCTCGCGTGATCCGTTGAGGCCGCAGGTATTGGAACTTGGGACTGTGGCAGGGGATGTCTTTCTGCTGTGCAGTGACGGCCTGTACCAGGCGCTTAGCCATGGCGAGCTGGGGCAGGCGTTGAGCCTGGGAGACCCACGGAGGGTCCTGGACCAACTGTTTGCAGGCGTATTGCGCGGTGCCGCCCGCGATAACCTGACCGCTGTGGTCGTGCAGTCATGAACGACATGACCCACTTTGCCTTTGCCGAGGCCACGACAAACCCACCGCGTGACGGCGTCCCCGAATTACTGGCCGGACGATACCTTATCGAGCGCGTGCTGGGTGCCGGCGGCATGGGCGTGGTTTATCGCGCCCGGGACCTGCTATACGAACAGTTTGGTGAGTCGCGTTCCAGTGTGGCGATCAAAGTGCTGGGTGAAACCATCCGTGAATCTGCGGATGCCCACGTGCTGCTGTACAACGAGTTCGCCCTGACCCGCAGCCTTCGCCATGAGCAGGTGGTGCGTGTATTTTCGTTTGAAGTGGACGCCCCCTGTCAGATCGCCTTCTTCACTATGGAGCTGCTTCAGGGCATGACCCTGGACCGGCTGCTGCTGGAGTGTCCTGAAGGTTTACCCTGGCGCGAGTTGCAAGGCATCGCCGTGCAATTGCTCGATGCGTTGCGTCATAGCCATCAACAGGGTGTGCTGCACGGCGATGTGAAACCCTCCAATGTCATGGTGGGAGAGGGCGGGTTGCGTTTGTTCGATTTCGGCCTGGGGCAGGCGTGCGGACAGGCCCCGGCGGGGTCCCCAGGCTTGAGTCGCAGTCGTTTCAATGCCTGGACACCGATGTACGCCGCGCCAGAGTTGCTGGCTGGCGGAGCGCTGTCGGCCAGTGCCGATCTGTATGCAGTGGCCTGTGTGCTTTACGAATTGGCACAAGGCCGGCGCCACTCCAGTGACCGACCGGCCCGGCCCGGGCAACTGCCTCGCCATTGCTGGCGAGCGTTACGCACGGCGTTGGCGATCGAACCTGAACGCAGAACAATCACCCTGGATGAATTACGTGCGGTGATCGGCGATACCCGCCAGGGCTTTAGCCGCTGGTTCTAAGCGGGCAAGTCATGCAACTGGCAATATTCCGCCCAGCTCAGGCCTGCCATTTGCGCCACTTCCTTGTGCACTTCAAGGCGCTGGGCCTCGAACTCCGCGGGTGAATGCGCCGTCAGTTTCAGCGTCAGCTCCCAGGCAAACAGGCCTTGTTGCTCGGCTTCTGCCTCGAAGGCTTCATGCAGGCGTTCGGCGCGGTACTGCTCCATGGTTTCCCCCTTGGCCTGGGCCGCCAAGGGGTTCAACGTATTCAGTTCCGCCGCCAGGGCCGGGTGTTCGCTCAAGAATCGGTCCAGGGCTAGCTGGTGGTTTTCGCCGGGTTGGGACAAAGGTTTACTCCACGTTAAGCGAGACGGTCAGTCTGGCTTGGTCATCAAAAAAGTCGCCATGGCCTCATAGGCCGGCAACGTCACCCCATCATTGGCAGCATTGCCCGCCACCGGATGCGAGGCATAACGAACAATCACCATCTCGGCCTTGGGGTCGATATAGATGCTCTGGCCATGCACCCCACGGGCCATGAAGGCACCGTCGGGATTGTGGGTTACCCACCACATGTTGCGATAGCTCCAACCCTTCAATTGGCCATAACCGGCCTGGGCGAACGCCTGCTTGTCGCCGCCTTGGCGAATAGCCTTGACCACACTCTCGGGCACGATCTGCTGGCCGTTGAACTGCCCGCCGTTGCGCAGCATTTCAGCAAAACGGGCCAGGTCCCGTAGCCCGGTGTTCAGGCCACCACCGGCAAACGGTGTGCCGATGGAATCGACGGTGAAGTAGGCGTCCTGTTCGGCGCCGAGCCGGCTCCAGATGCGTTCGCTGAGCAGTTGCGCCACATTGCGCCCGGTCGCGCGGGCGATCACCCAGCCCAGCACGTCGGTATTGACGGTCTTGTAGCCGAAGGCGCGCCCGTGTTCGCCGCGCTGTTTTACGGTTTGCAGG from Pseudomonas yamanorum harbors:
- the tssM gene encoding type VI secretion system membrane subunit TssM translates to MNAFFRSAGTVLGRIWVWSLLLVFAVAMAVWFLGPLLAVDDYRFWQAAAARLLTISGLFLLWGLAMVYANWRRMARQGSVDGVEPNPRKGRVENEQRHLRGRFKDALHTLKNSRIYGERSLRWRNALPWYLLIGKEGSGKSRMLAASGVQLLQDRGEPMAKADGGGTRDCEWHFAEDGVLLDTSGRYVTQPDSQVDGAGWSTLLGLLKARRRTGPLNGVVVALSMETLLHGNERDLENDARAVQSRLLEIRQTLHVDVPIYLVVTQADRLQGFAAFFDRPLGEGSDAVLGECLASGKGGIDTGQVRQAFEALLQRLSGELVQRLHQERNVDLRGRMLDFPHQAARIGERLSLYIDVAFCGPRYQHTNGFRGFYLTSAEGGPQPLESRPHFIQGLFSRVILAQADLAGLDSEEQRRIRWRQGLLVLSALVVVGGAGLLWTHSYSSNHQRLEQLRDLARHPAPVQPGSDATQAFLPLLDSRLAATRVFPVQGNARLIERVGLYQGNISRPVLEQAYEHALSQWLLPQVSEMLQEQIRGSLEDRERLQDNLRAYLMLNLRERRDVGWLRERVAGHWSLRFAGEPSMQSRLNEHFARLLEQPFVHALDDELVAHARHVLRGESLVDVVHRVLREQARGLEPLRLANGVVFADDDQPIPGFYTRKYLRYFETQGARLVNTIVQDNWVLGEGADLSIMDLRRLMVELEQRYFSEYAEAWSEAIGRVRLREIDNSRQGAEQLASLTSAQSPLVQLLQQVRDNTRLPSANERLDDLAAKLPGPSVAQVQTAVGLANPLPDTARRALQRRFEPLHQLLDSHENPGTELTQVLQALNDLHLQLATLNREGSPEPVAFEMVKRRTQGQQDALGNLRNVAARLPLPLAGWFESLADEHWRGLLDQAYRHVNQRYQSEVYGFYAKAIKQRYPFNAHASSDVSLNDFQEFFKPEGIMARFFDSYLRPFVSGDAGRYRLRSLDGRSLPISRTLLDQHGKAQVIRRGFFADEPADLQVRFTLAPYSLDPSVSRAVLRLGGQQMEYRHGPIVPMAMQWPTEAENGRSSLVLERGSERPLGLEKNAGAWSLFRLFDLMQSEASSGQDVLILKADLAGLRANYLLTSRRTPNPFQMTQWRTFRLPEQL
- a CDS encoding PP2C family protein-serine/threonine phosphatase, with the protein product MNRCPDRWRSAGRTDRGKLRSRNEDAFLDCPRQGCWAVADGMGGHQAGDVASQLVVDSLALLPGQGSLDDRVEATRRCLQWLNRRLGEELTVTDHGGDRTMGSTVVALLLQGDRAACIWAGDSRCYLWRAQTLYQLSRDHSLFEQLIDQRVSLEQARAHPDARALTRAIGSRDPLRPQVLELGTVAGDVFLLCSDGLYQALSHGELGQALSLGDPRRVLDQLFAGVLRGAARDNLTAVVVQS
- a CDS encoding DUF6388 family protein, with the protein product MSQPGENHQLALDRFLSEHPALAAELNTLNPLAAQAKGETMEQYRAERLHEAFEAEAEQQGLFAWELTLKLTAHSPAEFEAQRLEVHKEVAQMAGLSWAEYCQLHDLPA
- a CDS encoding serine/threonine-protein kinase, with product MNDMTHFAFAEATTNPPRDGVPELLAGRYLIERVLGAGGMGVVYRARDLLYEQFGESRSSVAIKVLGETIRESADAHVLLYNEFALTRSLRHEQVVRVFSFEVDAPCQIAFFTMELLQGMTLDRLLLECPEGLPWRELQGIAVQLLDALRHSHQQGVLHGDVKPSNVMVGEGGLRLFDFGLGQACGQAPAGSPGLSRSRFNAWTPMYAAPELLAGGALSASADLYAVACVLYELAQGRRHSSDRPARPGQLPRHCWRALRTALAIEPERRTITLDELRAVIGDTRQGFSRWF